AAGTGACAGGAGAACAGTAACACCAGCACCTGAAGGAAGAGAGTAGCAGGCACATGTGGAGTCCAAGGACGAATCCCAGCCCCTGATTGGTTTGGCAGTCACCAAAACACTCAGCTCCAAGATGAGAAACAAGAATGCACTGCCCACAGCTAAATGGTTTTAACAGACAAACTTTTGAAAGATTTATAAAGTATTTCTGTGTAACATGGATTCTTTCTTGTTCACCACCGGAAAGATAAGAATATTATAAACTTTAGGTAAAAACATGCAGAACAATATTCCTCCCCCTGAGGACAATATGGCAAATATCTCTACGatgaccatgtatttccctctgctgCTCAGATAGGCCGGGATGgcacagatccagacactgcagaacagcagcatgctgaaggtgatgtacttggcctcattatagatatcaggtaatgtcctcaccatgaaagccagaacaaagctcacagctgccagaaaccccaaataaccCAACATGAGGTAAAAGGCCAGGACAGAACCTTCATTACACTGGATGATGGTCTTCCCAGGATAATCCCGGTTATACTCCTGATATGGAGGAGACACTGACAACCAGATAACTGCATTCACAACCTGAATAGATGAACAGCCCAACACTACTGAGTAAGGAAGCTTCACCCCCACACACTTTCTCCATGGGCTGTCAGGTCTGGTGGCCTTGAAGGCGATGCAGACTATGATGGTCTTGGCCAGGACAGAAGACACAACGACTGTGAAGAAGATCCCGAAGAAGGTTTGTCGCAGCATGCAGGTCATATCCACTGGACGACCGATGAATAGAAACACACAGAGTAAGCTGAACATGAGAGAGCTCAGGAGGATGAAGCTGAGGGTCCGGTTATTGGCTCGGACAATGGGAGATTTCCAGAATAAAGTGAATATTCCCATCATAAATACAGGTAAAAGAGAAAGCAAAATGGACATGATGGAGAAGACCAAAGCAAGGACTTCTGTTTCATATGACAAAAAATCATAATCTCTGACAACACAAGAGTTTCTTCCCTCGTTCGGCCATTCATCTTCTGGACATTTCTGGCAATTTTCACTGTCTACGAAAAaagatgacaccagaactgtgactCTAGGGACCATCTATCAAACGTTATAACACTTAGTACCCTAGACCAATTGAATAGATAGATTGTTGTTAGCTACCAAAAGCTATTTATGTTATTGCCACTCAAAATTACTGTTGTTTTCAATTATTAATTACTGTTGAAAGTGCAATTATTCTAATCACAGGGGAATATCTCCTTTTTGGGGTTGAAATACTCTTCtggcctgtgtgtaatgtgtcccTCAagtttaccaaatcagtccctttaTATTGAGTTGCTGGATGACAGACTTCTTTTCCTGGGGGCCTTTACTGTAGGTGGCAGTGTCCAATGTGCAGGTTCTTATACTGTATAACACCTACCATTAACAAAAACAACTGTTGCCTAGTTGGGGCTGCGTAACTATTGGCTACATGGGCTGTATGACTATTGGCTTCATGACTGTTTCACTATCAAAAAAGGACTAGTATCTGCATAAATGTACATACACTACCCCAGTGCCTTAAAATAGtcatgttcactcatctctaattatgaataCTATAAAATGAAGTGCACATGAGCTTTCCTGGGGATGCATTCCGGCCTGTGATAGGGAAGTGAGAGCTGGATATACAAATAGACCTGACTGGGTTCACTTATGGTTAAATGCGAATTACTGCACAAATTCTGAAAGCAAATGATATAGCCATGGATTGTGTACATGTTGGCCTCTGATTTTGGTATCAAACTATGGATATGCAACAGAACAATGGAAACAGTGTTTAAAGGATTGCCCAGTCTACAGAGAAGTGTGAACGGGTCATTGAAATAAATAGATGAAATAGATGAATATACGGGGAGAGAGTCTTATTCTTTTACAATTCTTttgcacacattgggggagattaatTTACCCTTCTCTGACAGTTTTGCTGTTTTGCCAACCAGCATGCCCCTTTGGGAGTGTTGGGGAAAGGAGTGGGAAGGGTggatggaaaaagtaaaaaactcTGCCTGGTCAGATGTGGCCTGCAGGTCCAACTGGCAGAGATTTTGCCTGTGTTAACTAAGAAGCCAGAGCCTCTAAGACAGGGGTAGGGAACTTATGgttcgggagccagatgtggctctttgttggctgcatctggctctcagacagatctttaataaatagtgatgcctgctgtgtgtgtcttagactgatcactggacacaggcagcgatgttaccactgcctacgTCCTCTGTTcgacccaggcgccatcaccgccattgtctaagcctgggtcaaagagaatagCGTGGGagagatgaggagctggctgcagggagcgctggtaagtgaatattctttttttttttttttttgctgcgactacctatctactggggagtatgtactgtggcttcctatctacttgggggcatgtgctatggctacctatctactgggagtatgtgctgtggctacctatctactggggagcatgttcaTGGCTCtcccagccaaaaaggttcctgacccatgCTCTAAGAGGAAACGGGCACCTGACCATAAGAATGAATGAATTCCCCCATAATATTGCCTTTTTAAAAAATagctttttaaatatttaacatcatAATTTACCAGCATGATTTGTGAATTCTCCTTCTGAGCATGGGATACAGTCATAGCAGCAGATATGATATCCTTCTCTAAGAACTTTCCGGGATCCAGATGGACATCTTTCACTGCATCGTGCTTTAGGAATCTACGTATAACACATTATGATCACATTAAAACCAACATTAATTTGCAGAAAAGAATATTAAATCATATTACAGGAGTCATGCTAATCAGAATATGAGTCTACAGAAATAAATTTTGTATATGCGCAACTATACACAAAATCCTTATGTTTAATCCACCAGGCACCTACTTAGTGGCCTTATTAGTGATCACCGCACACGTAGTagtgcaaaaaaatattttaaaaagtaacaCCGTATGAGTCTAATTCAGCTTTCCCTCTGCTCTGCGTCAGTTCTGGCTTGGAGAGATGCAATTGTTGTCACTTCAATGCTCTCACCTTTATCTATGTTCAGAGGAagcatatatatactcgagtataagccgacccgagtagaagccgagacccctaatttcaacacaaaaaactgggaaaaactattgactcgagtagaagctgagggtgggaaaagcattggtgacagcctccccagtatatagccagccagccccctgtagcatattacatacacaaatacacaatTCTCTCTGATTCAACGTCTCTCCTGTAACTCTGTAATGCAGGACAGTCAGTTGGGACAATACCTTTGGAGGCCCCCGTTCATTTACCCAAGTAGAGGCAAAATCCTACTGCGTATTCGTTCTCTCAGCGATCGTCCAACTGGAGTGGTTTGTTGCTCTCAAGGCTCAAGGTATGTTGCAGTGTAGGTTTTCGAGGCACAGAAACTACACTCTTCCCCCACCAGTTCCACTTGACTCCACAGAACACCAGTTCCACTCACCGACAAGAGGAGAAAGAATCGAAGCAGTGCAACAaggtttttcaaattttttttttatctttaataggTGTACTCACAATAGATCCGTTAAAAAACAAGCTTCATAAAAAAAGGGGATTGCACGTTCAGCAATGCCTGCCCGACTCAAGTTTCCGATcagcagcttcttccggggcttgccCGTGTGTATGTGCTCTCGATCTTTATAGGTTCATATGGTTCATAATTAATCATTACAACATGACAATCCTCAAACTGTAATAGGACTAACATGAATTTTAGTGTTCATTACAATAAAAAcccacatataaaaaatataaaaataaaataaagtaaaatacatCTCACTAACAAAAAAATTGCATCACCCATTAGAAAAATCCAGATTCACAATACCCTATCTAGTTGTCTTTACTTTCTGGTTCTTGATATCAGAAGGTAACTAACTATTATATCAAACGGAAAAATTCCAATAACAATGAATATTCTTActctattttaaaaatattgaggTGGTCATGTATTGTATTTCAGGGAAGGGAAATTCAGAAGAGGAATAGAGGATAAAAATAAGGAATAAAAGTATTACTATAGGAAACATTAAACTTCAAAATCTGCATTAAGCCCTAATGGGAGTAATGTTTTTAATTGAAAAATCCAAAACGATTTCCTCTGGCTTATCTTTTTCGCTAGGTCTTCTCCTCTCCAGTGGGGGGATACTCATTCAAGCCTGAAGAAGGAGGTACCTCTAGGGGTTTTATTATGATGTTTCACATAATGTGCAGATAAAGAATGGTCCAGTTTTCCTTTTTTAACCAGTTAAGGATCAAGCACTTTcctgttttttaatttccatttttcactccccaccttcaaaaatctataacttttttatttttacacgtaaagagctgtgtgatggcttgttttatgcataacaaattgcacttcatagtgatcataTTGAAttatccatgccatgtactgggaagcagggaaaaaattccaaagtgaaaatggtgaaaaaatgcatttttgccattttcttcgGGCCTTGGCTATTATGGCTTTCACTaagcaccccaaattacatgtctcctttattcttagggttggtacaattacggggataccaaatttgtataggttttataatgttttcatacatttacaaaaattaaaacctcctgtacaaaatgttttttttttttataaattatgccatcttctgtttttttttatactttgttgtatggagctgtgggtgatgtcattttttgtgacatttcatatgtacaaccttttgatcaatttttatagattttttttatatttttcaaaatttttcggacacgttgatacctaatgtgtttatgatttttactgtttttttatatttatgtcagttctagggaaaggggggtgatttgaaattttaggtttttttattataattttttttctactttttttctttttactatttttcagactccctggggtacttaaaccctaggttgtctgatcgatcctatcttatactgccagtatatggggattttcttcctcattcattacaatgtgccatcagcatggagacggatcgctgctccccgatgacgtcacggggagcgacgatcctaggcaagatggcggttgccgtcagctttgccggcagcgatcgctgtgataacacccgcgatcggtgctggcaatatgcagcaaagacttaccggctatggagagggctcagcccgtgagccatctccatgcagtgggacgcgaccgccgccgtgactACACGGCGGGTGGTCGGGAACCAGTTAATGTTCCTAAAGTGTTCCCTCACCGGGTTTTCAGTTTTCTTATAGTCCTACCAACATATTTTAAACCACAAGGGCAAATAATCATATATACAACCCCActagtgtcacatgtggcaaaGTGTTTTATATTAAAGGATTGTAGATTATTGGACGATGTAAAACTGTGAATGCCACCAGTGCATGATTTACCTGCGCTCCTACACACTGTGAGCATCTATAGAAGCCTTTATGTGCAGTCTCTGTGATGTGAGGGTTAATATTAATGCtactatgtacaatgtgatcTCTTACATTTTTTGACCTACGGTGAACAACCTTTTGACcaaactaaattaaaaaaaaaaaaaaaaaaaaaacaggacgtCCCATAGTAGCGGGC
The DNA window shown above is from Engystomops pustulosus chromosome 1, aEngPut4.maternal, whole genome shotgun sequence and carries:
- the LOC140128601 gene encoding vomeronasal type-2 receptor 26-like, coding for MVPRVTVLVSSFFVDSENCQKCPEDEWPNEGRNSCVVRDYDFLSYETEVLALVFSIMSILLSLLPVFMMGIFTLFWKSPIVRANNRTLSFILLSSLMFSLLCVFLFIGRPVDMTCMLRQTFFGIFFTVVVSSVLAKTIIVCIAFKATRPDSPWRKCVGVKLPYSVVLGCSSIQVVNAVIWLSVSPPYQEYNRDYPGKTIIQCNEGSVLAFYLMLGYLGFLAAVSFVLAFMVRTLPDIYNEAKYITFSMLLFCSVWICAIPAYLSSRGKYMVIVEIFAILSSGGGILFCMFLPKVYNILIFPVVNKKESMLHRNTL